The following are from one region of the Isoalcanivorax indicus genome:
- a CDS encoding PrkA family serine protein kinase — translation MSIVSHYQARYEATQQEEYSLEEYLALCKSDPTTYATASERMLMAIGEPELIDTSRDTRLSRIFSNKMIRRYPAFSDFYGMEEAIENIVAYFRHAAQGLEEKKQILYLLGPVGGGKSSLAEKLKALIQRVPFYAIKGSPVNESPLALFDPDEDGPILEEEYGIPRRYLRSVMSPWAVKRMHEYGGDISQFRVVKLYPSILDQVAVAKTEPGDENNQDISALVGKVDIRKLEDFAQNDPDAYSFSGGLCRANQGLLEFVEMFKAPIKVLHPLLTATQEGNYNGTEHMGAIPFEGIVLAHSNEAEWQTFRNNKNNEAFIDRVFIVKVPYCLRFDEEVHIYEKLLANSSLRDAQCAPDTLEMLAQFSVLTRLKEPENSSIYSKMRIYNGDNLKDVDPKAKSLQEYRDAAGVDEGMSGISTRFAFKILSKVFNFDHTEVAANPVHLMHVLEQQIEQEQFPQERQEQLRRYIKEFLVPRYVDFIGKEIQTAYLESYSEYGQNIFDRYVTYADFWIQDQEFRDPDTGEIFDRQALNEELEKIEKPAGISNPKDFRNEVVNFVLRARANNEGRNPSWLSYQKLRNVIEKKMFSNTEDLLPVISFNAKGSKEDQKKHNDFVQRMMDRGYTEKQVRLLSEWYLRVRKAQ, via the coding sequence ATGAGCATCGTCAGCCACTACCAAGCCCGCTATGAAGCCACCCAGCAGGAGGAGTATTCGCTCGAAGAATACCTCGCCTTGTGCAAGTCGGACCCCACCACCTACGCCACCGCATCCGAACGCATGCTGATGGCGATCGGTGAACCGGAACTGATTGATACCTCTCGCGACACACGCCTCTCCCGCATCTTTTCCAACAAGATGATTCGCCGGTACCCGGCATTCAGCGACTTCTATGGCATGGAAGAAGCCATCGAGAATATCGTCGCCTACTTTCGCCATGCCGCGCAGGGGCTGGAGGAAAAGAAACAGATCCTGTACCTGCTTGGCCCCGTCGGCGGTGGCAAATCATCACTGGCCGAAAAGCTCAAGGCGCTGATCCAGAGAGTCCCCTTCTACGCCATCAAGGGATCACCGGTAAACGAGTCGCCCCTGGCGCTGTTCGACCCGGATGAAGACGGCCCCATTCTGGAAGAGGAATACGGCATACCGCGCCGCTACCTGCGTTCTGTCATGTCGCCCTGGGCGGTAAAACGGATGCACGAATACGGCGGCGACATCTCTCAGTTCCGGGTGGTCAAACTGTATCCCTCCATTCTCGACCAGGTGGCCGTGGCCAAAACCGAGCCGGGCGACGAGAACAACCAGGACATTTCGGCCCTGGTCGGCAAGGTCGACATTCGCAAACTGGAAGATTTCGCCCAGAACGACCCGGACGCCTACAGCTTTTCCGGCGGCCTGTGCCGCGCCAACCAGGGCCTGCTCGAGTTCGTGGAGATGTTCAAGGCACCCATCAAGGTGCTGCATCCGCTACTCACCGCGACCCAGGAAGGCAACTACAACGGCACCGAACATATGGGGGCCATCCCGTTCGAGGGCATCGTGCTCGCGCATTCAAACGAAGCAGAGTGGCAGACATTCCGCAACAACAAGAACAACGAGGCCTTTATCGACCGCGTCTTTATCGTCAAGGTGCCTTATTGCCTGCGCTTCGACGAAGAGGTGCATATCTATGAAAAGCTCCTGGCCAACAGCAGCCTGCGTGACGCCCAGTGTGCCCCGGATACGCTGGAGATGCTGGCTCAGTTTTCGGTCCTGACACGCCTGAAAGAACCGGAAAATTCCAGCATCTACTCGAAGATGCGCATCTACAATGGCGACAACCTGAAGGATGTCGATCCGAAAGCGAAATCGTTGCAGGAGTACCGGGACGCGGCAGGCGTCGATGAAGGCATGAGCGGCATTTCGACCCGGTTTGCCTTCAAGATCCTGTCCAAGGTCTTCAACTTCGACCATACCGAGGTGGCCGCCAATCCGGTGCACCTGATGCATGTACTGGAACAGCAGATCGAACAGGAGCAGTTCCCGCAGGAACGTCAGGAGCAGCTGCGCCGCTACATCAAGGAATTCCTGGTGCCGCGCTATGTCGACTTCATCGGCAAGGAAATCCAGACAGCCTATCTGGAGTCTTACTCCGAATATGGCCAGAACATCTTTGATCGCTATGTCACCTACGCCGATTTCTGGATACAGGACCAGGAGTTCCGTGACCCGGATACCGGCGAAATCTTCGACCGCCAGGCGCTCAACGAGGAGCTGGAAAAGATCGAGAAACCGGCCGGCATCTCCAACCCCAAGGATTTCCGCAACGAGGTCGTCAACTTCGTCCTGCGCGCCCGCGCCAACAACGAGGGGCGCAATCCGTCCTGGCTCAGTTACCAGAAGCTGCGCAATGTGATCGAGAAGAAGATGTTCTCGAACACCGAGGATCTGCTGCCGGTGATCTCCTTCAACGCCAAAGGCTCGAAGGAAGACCAGAAGAAACACAACGACTTCGTACAACGCATGATGGATCGCGGCTACACGGAGAAGCAGGTCCGACTGCTGTCGGAATGGTACCTGCGGGTGCGCAAGGCGCAGTAA
- a CDS encoding symmetrical bis(5'-nucleosyl)-tetraphosphatase: MSTYAIGDIQGCLGAFNSLLERIAFDPDRDRLLLAGDLVSRGEDSLGTLRRIYALRHAVTCVLGNHDLHLLALAAGAANVRPKERDLAEILAAPDRDLLLDWLRQQPLAVALPDFNALLVHAGVPPLWSAADTLARAAEVQAVLRSEQASDFFHAMYGNTPAAWSDDLNGMTRLRVITNYLTRMRFVAMDGAMDLSTKGEADTAPPGFMPWFQHPGRRATDVRILFGHWAALEGRVSESQLEALDTGCVWGGRLTALRLDDNHRFHCDCSPRR; this comes from the coding sequence ATGAGCACCTACGCCATCGGCGACATCCAGGGCTGCCTGGGCGCCTTCAACAGCCTGCTGGAACGGATTGCCTTCGATCCCGACCGTGACCGCCTGCTGCTGGCTGGCGATCTGGTCAGCCGGGGCGAGGATTCGCTCGGCACCCTGCGGCGGATATACGCCCTGCGCCACGCGGTAACCTGCGTGCTCGGCAATCATGACCTGCATCTGCTGGCTTTGGCGGCAGGTGCAGCGAACGTGCGCCCAAAAGAGCGTGATCTTGCCGAGATCCTGGCGGCCCCGGACCGCGACCTCCTGCTCGACTGGCTGCGCCAGCAGCCCCTGGCAGTGGCGTTGCCCGACTTCAATGCCTTGCTCGTGCACGCCGGCGTCCCCCCCCTGTGGAGCGCCGCCGATACCCTCGCCCGTGCCGCCGAAGTACAGGCGGTGTTGCGCAGCGAACAGGCCAGCGATTTCTTTCACGCCATGTATGGCAACACCCCTGCCGCCTGGTCCGATGACCTGAACGGCATGACACGCCTTCGCGTCATCACCAACTATCTGACACGCATGCGATTTGTCGCTATGGATGGCGCCATGGACTTGTCCACCAAAGGGGAAGCCGACACGGCACCGCCGGGCTTCATGCCCTGGTTCCAACACCCCGGGCGGCGCGCCACCGATGTACGCATCCTGTTCGGCCATTGGGCGGCGCTGGAAGGCCGTGTGTCGGAAAGTCAGCTGGAAGCACTCGATACCGGCTGCGTCTGGGGCGGCCGCCTGACCGCCCTGCGGCTGGACGACAACCACCGATTTCACTGCGACTGCAGCCCACGCCGCTAA
- the apaG gene encoding Co2+/Mg2+ efflux protein ApaG has translation MTQANEDPHYRIHVEVEAEFLAEQSDADIPRWVYAYHVTIRNDGDMPARLLTRHWVITDGEERVQEVHGEGVIGEQPRLAPGQAFSYSSGAVLETSVGSMHGSYQMLAEDGTCFDATIPPFTLAPPHALH, from the coding sequence ATGACCCAGGCCAATGAAGACCCGCACTACCGCATTCACGTGGAGGTAGAGGCCGAGTTTCTCGCCGAGCAGAGCGATGCCGATATCCCGCGCTGGGTCTATGCCTACCACGTCACTATCCGCAACGACGGCGACATGCCGGCGCGTCTGCTGACCCGTCACTGGGTCATCACTGACGGCGAGGAGCGTGTTCAGGAGGTGCACGGCGAAGGCGTCATCGGCGAACAACCCCGCCTGGCGCCCGGTCAGGCCTTTTCCTACAGCAGCGGCGCGGTGCTGGAAACCAGCGTCGGCAGCATGCATGGCAGCTACCAGATGCTGGCCGAAGACGGCACCTGCTTTGACGCCACCATCCCGCCCTTTACCCTGGCACCACCGCATGCACTGCACTGA